A DNA window from Paenibacillus andongensis contains the following coding sequences:
- a CDS encoding DHA2 family efflux MFS transporter permease subunit has product MLKHQATEERNIHMSAQSAEKLASSPEFSLKTIIAPLLAVMIGMIMVLLDTTIMNVAIPSLQKYFNSSLKTIQWTITGYTLALATIIPLAGWMTDKFGAKRIFLITITLFTIGSVLCALAQTTEQLVIFRIIQGLGGGMVAPIGMAMSFRMAPPDKRGAVMGMLGLPMLIAPATGPLLSGWLIGIASWHWIFLINLPIGIAAVIVGLKFLPNQQRGKAPALDILGIILAPIAFSMLTYGMSEGGRGWSSTGALTGLIVGGVALLLFIFVELRHKQPLLELRAFKSPDFTLGIIINWALQASMIGTILLNPLFQQGVLGRTPLVSAAISLPISLGGLLFTPFAGKISDKIGARPLVFSGLSLMSIALFLLSGVNLNTGVITLMIPLFMVGCGMALSMMPLNAHILKSAPRELVSRVTPLNSASLQVVNSFAIAALTGHLSSRIGKRMVEAGEHAQNLKISALAFGDTFLIIACIATGGAILSLILRKPRIK; this is encoded by the coding sequence ATGCTTAAACATCAAGCCACAGAAGAGAGGAACATTCATATGTCTGCACAATCAGCTGAGAAATTAGCATCTTCACCAGAGTTTTCGCTCAAAACCATTATCGCTCCACTTCTTGCCGTTATGATTGGTATGATTATGGTTCTTCTAGATACTACGATTATGAATGTTGCTATCCCAAGTTTACAAAAATATTTTAACAGTTCATTAAAAACAATTCAATGGACCATTACCGGTTATACTCTTGCGCTAGCTACGATTATCCCTTTAGCTGGCTGGATGACAGATAAATTTGGAGCCAAACGAATATTCCTCATTACGATTACCTTGTTTACTATTGGTTCAGTCCTTTGTGCCTTAGCCCAAACTACTGAACAGCTCGTAATATTCCGCATAATACAAGGCCTTGGTGGTGGAATGGTAGCTCCCATCGGTATGGCAATGTCTTTTAGGATGGCCCCCCCCGATAAAAGAGGAGCCGTTATGGGGATGCTTGGTTTACCTATGCTAATTGCCCCTGCTACAGGTCCTTTATTATCTGGATGGTTAATTGGAATAGCATCTTGGCATTGGATTTTCCTAATCAATTTACCTATTGGAATCGCTGCCGTGATTGTAGGTCTTAAATTTCTGCCCAATCAGCAGCGTGGTAAAGCGCCTGCCCTCGATATTCTAGGAATAATTCTTGCCCCGATCGCCTTTTCCATGCTGACTTATGGTATGAGTGAGGGGGGAAGGGGCTGGAGTTCCACTGGCGCATTAACGGGATTGATTGTTGGGGGTGTCGCACTTCTTCTATTCATTTTCGTGGAGCTGCGTCATAAGCAACCATTGCTGGAGTTGCGTGCATTTAAATCACCAGATTTTACTCTCGGTATTATTATAAACTGGGCTTTGCAAGCCTCCATGATCGGGACTATTCTCTTGAATCCCTTATTCCAGCAAGGAGTATTAGGTCGAACACCCCTCGTAAGTGCGGCAATCTCCCTCCCCATTTCTTTGGGAGGTCTACTATTTACGCCATTCGCGGGGAAAATATCAGATAAAATTGGCGCTCGACCTCTTGTGTTTAGCGGTTTGAGCCTTATGTCCATTGCTTTATTCTTGCTTTCGGGGGTAAACCTCAATACCGGAGTAATTACTTTAATGATTCCACTTTTTATGGTGGGATGTGGGATGGCCTTATCAATGATGCCCTTAAATGCGCATATTTTAAAGTCTGCTCCGCGTGAACTGGTAAGCCGAGTAACACCATTAAACTCAGCTTCTTTACAGGTTGTGAATTCATTTGCCATAGCTGCTTTAACGGGACACTTATCTTCGCGAATAGGAAAGCGTATGGTGGAAGCTGGTGAACACGCCCAAAATTTAAAGATCTCTGCCTTAGCTTTTGGTGACACGTTCTTAATTATAGCCTGCATTGCCACGGGTGGTGCGATTTTAAGCTTAATTCTTCGTAAGCCTCGCATCAAATAA
- a CDS encoding SDR family oxidoreductase has translation MNAAILVIGATGTTGKELVKLLAKNGQKTRVTVRSTSNTSELQALGVELVQADLTDVDSLVNAMNGLQKVYFATPLVPNMVELSSSIIRAAKKAGVKHLVKLSGGGAEMDTMAKWHRAVEKEMEQSGMAYTFLQSNTFMQNFVKFNSHTIRAQGAFYEPHGDGKSAYIDARDIAQVAHRVLTEEGHENKAYYLSGPEALSSAEIADILSSVTGKSIKYVDAPVEAARAGMQKAGMPAEIVEALLEHYQMMKLGYTAKVSSTVEEITGQKATSFETFARANKDAFIG, from the coding sequence ATGAACGCAGCTATTTTAGTGATTGGAGCAACAGGAACAACAGGCAAAGAATTGGTGAAACTTCTGGCGAAGAACGGCCAAAAAACGCGTGTTACCGTTCGTTCGACAAGCAACACAAGTGAACTGCAAGCATTGGGAGTCGAATTGGTTCAAGCTGATCTAACCGATGTCGACTCACTGGTAAATGCCATGAACGGCCTCCAAAAAGTATATTTTGCAACACCTCTTGTTCCGAATATGGTGGAACTTTCTTCTTCGATTATTCGTGCAGCTAAAAAAGCCGGTGTGAAGCATCTAGTGAAGTTATCGGGCGGCGGGGCTGAAATGGATACAATGGCCAAGTGGCATAGGGCAGTCGAAAAAGAAATGGAGCAGTCCGGCATGGCTTATACGTTCTTGCAGTCAAATACTTTTATGCAAAATTTTGTTAAATTCAACTCTCATACCATTCGTGCTCAGGGAGCCTTCTATGAGCCGCATGGCGACGGAAAATCGGCTTACATTGATGCCCGCGATATAGCCCAGGTTGCCCATCGGGTTTTAACGGAAGAAGGCCATGAGAACAAAGCATATTACTTGTCGGGGCCAGAAGCACTTTCCAGCGCCGAAATTGCGGATATTCTTTCTTCAGTAACCGGAAAATCAATTAAGTACGTAGATGCACCGGTTGAAGCTGCTCGCGCTGGTATGCAAAAAGCAGGCATGCCTGCTGAAATCGTCGAAGCTTTGTTAGAACATTATCAAATGATGAAGTTAGGATACACTGCAAAAGTTTCCAGTACGGTAGAAGAAATAACCGGACAAAAAGCAACCTCTTTTGAGACTTTTGCTCGAGCAAATAAGGATGCATTTATCGGTTAA
- a CDS encoding GerAB/ArcD/ProY family transporter — MQNVVKENYLVSGFFVFFLIHASMVGVGMLSFQHFIFEFAGNDAWIPVLLMGISLHVIIWMIFKMLGNPSKDVIDLHRILFGKFLGSVFSFVMIGYYFIIALTVFRSYIEIIQIWMFPNLRTWLLASLLVFIIYYAVSGGFRVLVGYCFFGVIFGSLLPLLLYFNIKYGHFINVLPMFNHSIKDLLTSSKYSGIMFMGFEGLLIYFPFIKAPEKNVKWAHLGLFFCTLKYFILTFVTLIYFSQGLLRHTYWPTLVMIKVIEFSLIARVEFIFICIWLIIIIPVLCLSIWSCTRILKRVTNLKPTLSLTLILIAVFLASLPFNDRVKIDWLGRNVVEIGFYFIYAYIPLLFILYLIRSKILQKKSAMIQSE; from the coding sequence GTGCAGAACGTGGTAAAGGAAAACTACTTGGTCTCCGGTTTCTTTGTATTTTTCCTCATCCATGCTTCTATGGTCGGGGTTGGTATGTTAAGTTTTCAACATTTTATTTTTGAATTTGCAGGCAACGATGCTTGGATCCCGGTTCTGTTAATGGGGATAAGCCTTCATGTCATAATTTGGATGATATTTAAAATGCTTGGTAATCCATCCAAAGATGTAATCGACTTACATCGCATCCTTTTTGGAAAATTCCTAGGGAGTGTCTTTTCCTTTGTTATGATCGGGTACTATTTTATAATAGCTTTAACAGTCTTTCGCAGCTATATCGAAATCATCCAAATTTGGATGTTTCCCAACCTTAGAACATGGTTATTGGCATCCTTGCTCGTCTTTATCATTTATTACGCCGTTTCCGGAGGATTTCGAGTATTAGTCGGCTATTGTTTTTTTGGGGTCATTTTCGGCTCGCTGCTACCATTGTTATTGTACTTCAATATCAAATATGGACATTTTATTAATGTATTGCCTATGTTTAATCATTCTATAAAAGATCTGCTCACGTCTTCAAAATACTCAGGCATTATGTTTATGGGATTCGAAGGCTTACTCATATATTTTCCATTTATAAAAGCCCCCGAGAAAAATGTAAAATGGGCTCATCTCGGTTTATTTTTTTGTACACTCAAGTATTTCATACTAACGTTTGTAACGCTCATATATTTTAGTCAGGGACTATTAAGGCATACCTACTGGCCAACCTTGGTCATGATAAAAGTGATTGAATTTTCGCTTATTGCAAGGGTTGAATTTATTTTCATATGTATCTGGCTAATAATTATTATCCCCGTGCTTTGTCTCTCGATTTGGAGCTGTACAAGAATATTAAAAAGAGTTACGAATCTTAAACCCACATTGTCACTAACACTTATCCTCATTGCAGTCTTCCTGGCTTCTCTTCCATTTAACGATCGCGTTAAGATTGACTGGTTAGGAAGAAATGTTGTTGAGATTGGGTTTTATTTTATTTATGCATATATCCCGTTACTTTTCATCCTTTATTTAATTCGAAGCAAAATCTTACAGAAAAAATCAGCGATGATACAATCCGAATAA
- a CDS encoding Ger(x)C family spore germination protein: protein MKRYFSLLFFCFLLSGCAKEQIIDRVKLIKTIGLDLQGETFRVSASYSAFEKKAKLFLLNGEAKSFNEVLTSFTSQSDHQIAIGQLRTFVISEKTARRGISELAGSIVRDPLISNLSTLVLTTNQASDILAETLKYPPVYLSNLIKQNMENGNTPSTNGHIFLDQYFGEGQDVFLPVLVKSPDDVLQINGVGVFHGDKLKLLLTDKKGLLIKLLKDDKVDIQSSTYTFKNDQNEQISYKIIYAKHKMIVENEKALISLHLNIYLGKYPATLNAFENNNDMLNLKKEIENNLTVEIKAMLEDFQKNHVDPIGIGNLHRARQRNWNEQKFTAQIYPKLKFDVVTE from the coding sequence ATGAAAAGATATTTCTCCCTCCTTTTCTTTTGCTTCCTTTTATCGGGATGCGCAAAAGAACAAATTATAGATCGAGTTAAGCTCATAAAAACCATTGGATTAGACTTGCAAGGGGAAACATTTAGAGTGAGTGCCTCCTATTCTGCATTTGAAAAGAAAGCGAAATTGTTTTTGCTTAATGGAGAAGCCAAATCGTTTAATGAGGTACTTACATCTTTCACTTCGCAATCGGATCACCAGATTGCAATCGGTCAATTGCGGACATTTGTAATTAGTGAAAAAACGGCAAGAAGAGGCATTTCAGAGCTTGCCGGCTCCATTGTTCGAGATCCTCTTATTAGTAATCTCTCTACACTTGTTTTAACAACAAATCAGGCTAGTGATATCTTAGCAGAAACTTTAAAATATCCACCCGTCTATTTATCTAATCTGATTAAACAAAATATGGAGAACGGGAATACACCTTCCACAAATGGCCATATATTTCTTGACCAATACTTTGGAGAAGGACAAGATGTTTTTTTGCCCGTTCTGGTTAAAAGCCCCGATGATGTTTTGCAAATAAATGGTGTAGGTGTTTTTCATGGTGATAAATTAAAACTTTTGCTCACAGATAAAAAAGGCTTACTCATTAAGCTCCTTAAAGACGATAAAGTCGATATTCAATCAAGCACATACACCTTCAAAAATGACCAAAACGAGCAAATTTCATATAAAATTATTTACGCGAAACATAAAATGATCGTAGAAAATGAAAAAGCCTTAATTTCACTTCATCTCAATATTTACCTTGGAAAATATCCTGCAACCTTAAATGCTTTTGAAAACAACAACGATATGCTTAATTTGAAGAAAGAAATCGAAAATAACTTAACAGTGGAAATTAAAGCCATGCTGGAAGATTTCCAAAAGAATCATGTAGATCCAATTGGAATAGGCAATCTTCATAGAGCTCGTCAAAGAAATTGGAATGAGCAAAAATTTACTGCTCAAATTTACCCAAAACTAAAATTTGATGTTGTGACAGAGTAA
- a CDS encoding spore germination protein: MIGIVLILGHLLRLKSLGTPYFVPLFPFRFHEFTDSIIRSSLTLTFNRPRYLRPLSLKRYKVSKPKDISHDYNNE, translated from the coding sequence ATGATTGGAATTGTGCTTATTTTAGGCCATTTATTGAGATTGAAATCGTTGGGTACTCCCTATTTTGTTCCCTTGTTCCCATTTCGTTTCCATGAATTCACAGATAGTATTATTCGCTCCTCCCTCACACTTACTTTTAATCGACCTCGTTATTTACGACCACTCTCGTTGAAAAGATATAAGGTAAGCAAACCGAAGGATATTAGTCACGATTACAATAACGAATAA
- a CDS encoding spore germination protein, whose translation MFPIPENIYTVLKDTIKSNDLVQTVHAFHNKRIHFTYCKAIVDQNLIHNEILHRIQISRTEIDNLLSLQNLIPIENIKLSSDMDEISQGLLKGFIYVQLEPDLHEGLLINIADLKRGYRSNNEADNEYSVIGPKVGFVEDLDTNLNLLRKEIISDSLRFEEHIVGSVSQTRVTIVYMDGICNPQHINTVRQRIVDADDDVLFDSSILDQIITDNANSPFPLFMSSERVDRAKFNLINGQVVILSSGSPYFISGPTTVFDFFASPEDYYLPWILSSFFRCIRYLGVAFSILASPSYVAVLTFHYSVIPQSLLGPIIESRANVPFAPFLEVLLLEFTVELLREAGARLPNKVGQTLGIVGGIVLGEAAVQASLTSNILIIIVSFSALSSFATPIFKMANTIRFLRFPLIVLAAAWGGARHNDWNCAYFRPFIEIEIVGYSLFCSLVPISFP comes from the coding sequence GTGTTCCCAATTCCAGAAAATATATATACGGTTTTGAAAGATACGATCAAATCGAATGATTTAGTACAAACAGTGCATGCTTTTCATAATAAACGAATTCACTTTACATATTGCAAAGCCATTGTTGACCAAAATCTTATTCACAACGAAATATTGCACCGAATTCAAATTTCGAGAACTGAAATTGATAATCTTCTTTCGTTACAAAATTTGATTCCGATAGAGAATATCAAGTTATCTTCAGATATGGACGAGATCTCACAAGGTTTGCTTAAAGGGTTTATTTATGTTCAGTTGGAACCTGATTTACATGAAGGGCTACTAATCAATATTGCGGATTTAAAACGCGGGTATCGGAGTAATAATGAAGCGGATAACGAATACAGCGTCATTGGTCCGAAAGTTGGCTTTGTGGAAGATCTCGATACCAACTTAAATTTACTTCGAAAAGAGATTATTTCTGACAGTTTACGATTTGAGGAGCACATCGTAGGTTCAGTTTCACAAACAAGAGTAACGATTGTCTATATGGACGGAATTTGCAACCCCCAGCACATAAACACGGTAAGACAAAGAATAGTAGATGCCGATGACGACGTGTTATTTGATAGTTCTATTCTTGACCAAATCATAACGGATAACGCAAACTCACCTTTCCCTTTATTTATGTCCTCGGAACGCGTAGACAGGGCGAAATTTAATCTTATTAACGGCCAAGTGGTCATATTAAGCAGTGGGTCACCTTATTTCATTTCCGGACCTACCACTGTGTTTGATTTTTTTGCCTCACCCGAAGATTACTACCTGCCATGGATTTTGTCTTCTTTCTTTCGATGTATTAGGTACTTGGGAGTTGCCTTCTCTATTCTTGCGTCTCCCTCCTATGTTGCAGTGTTAACCTTTCATTATTCGGTCATACCACAATCTCTTCTAGGACCGATTATAGAATCTAGAGCAAACGTTCCATTTGCGCCGTTTCTTGAAGTATTGCTCTTAGAATTCACCGTGGAACTATTACGTGAAGCTGGCGCCAGATTGCCGAACAAAGTCGGACAAACGTTGGGGATTGTAGGCGGTATCGTACTCGGAGAAGCAGCCGTACAAGCCTCTCTTACGAGTAATATATTAATTATCATTGTTTCTTTTTCTGCTCTTTCCTCGTTTGCTACACCTATTTTCAAAATGGCGAATACCATCCGCTTTCTAAGGTTTCCATTGATAGTCTTAGCGGCAGCATGGGGGGGGGCTAGGCATAATGATTGGAATTGTGCTTATTTTAGGCCATTTATTGAGATTGAAATCGTTGGGTACTCCCTATTTTGTTCCCTTGTTCCCATTTCGTTTCCATGA
- a CDS encoding DJ-1/PfpI family protein has product MKIAIICFDDFTDLDVFMPWDLLNRVRLVGGIADWEVKLLGTASSHISSAGLRIPMHGMVEEANTLDAVLFASGRGVQPLFKDPAYLSRFQLSPDRQLIGSMCSGALLLGALGYLAGKRATTYPTVAGQLAVFGVEIVNESFVNNGNISTAAGCLAGQDLSAWVIDSLLGNEMTQRVLKTVQLVGQGLEIVL; this is encoded by the coding sequence ATGAAAATAGCCATCATTTGCTTTGATGATTTTACGGATCTTGATGTGTTCATGCCTTGGGATTTGTTGAATAGAGTGCGATTGGTCGGTGGTATCGCCGATTGGGAAGTAAAGCTGCTGGGGACCGCATCATCACATATTTCTTCGGCCGGATTAAGAATCCCCATGCATGGGATGGTTGAGGAGGCGAATACATTGGATGCCGTCCTATTCGCGAGCGGAAGAGGAGTGCAGCCCTTGTTCAAGGACCCGGCTTATCTAAGCCGATTTCAACTTTCTCCGGATCGGCAATTGATCGGATCCATGTGTTCGGGTGCTTTGCTCTTGGGAGCATTGGGTTATTTGGCAGGGAAGCGAGCTACCACTTATCCGACTGTGGCCGGACAGTTAGCCGTGTTTGGCGTAGAGATCGTTAACGAGAGCTTTGTAAATAACGGTAACATCAGCACGGCTGCCGGGTGTTTGGCCGGACAAGATTTGTCGGCTTGGGTGATTGATTCTTTGCTGGGTAATGAAATGACCCAGCGTGTTCTGAAGACGGTTCAGCTTGTCGGCCAGGGGCTTGAGATAGTATTGTAA
- a CDS encoding cytochrome P450 encodes MNKSERYANIIPMVELNTKEKRLQPFSVFNQLRQTTPVRYDESRSCWDVFRYEDIYRILKDSATFSSRRGLAVKDRETILTMDPPRHAQLRGLVSKAFTPKVISDLASRISSITEELLDAVEIEGTIDIVSALAVPLPVIIIAELLGVPPEDRNLFKEWSDILVKGPDQNTDEAFNQVIAEKEKATDELNDYFAQIIEQRRMEPKEDLISLLLKAEVEGEKLSDKEILGFSILLLAAGNETTTNLITNAVRRVTEDRTLQQQLRGNPELIPGFIEEVLRFYPPILAIGRVATKDVEIGDIMIKKGQQVVSWVASANRDEAKFADPDTFIVDRKPNAHLSFGFGIHFCLGAPLARLEGQIVIEMLLKRLGDIQFVTDSEMTYIQSPFVYGVKQFTVSFASF; translated from the coding sequence ATGAACAAATCGGAACGGTACGCCAATATTATACCAATGGTTGAATTGAACACGAAGGAAAAACGACTTCAACCTTTTTCGGTGTTTAACCAACTTCGCCAAACGACGCCTGTTCGTTATGATGAAAGTAGAAGTTGTTGGGATGTATTTCGCTATGAAGACATCTATCGTATTCTCAAAGATTCCGCCACCTTCTCTTCCAGACGAGGATTGGCTGTAAAAGACAGAGAGACCATTCTTACGATGGATCCTCCTCGTCATGCACAACTGCGGGGTTTGGTAAGCAAGGCGTTTACACCCAAGGTAATCTCGGATTTGGCATCACGAATCTCCTCAATCACCGAAGAATTGCTGGATGCTGTGGAAATCGAAGGAACTATAGACATAGTTTCCGCTCTGGCCGTTCCTCTGCCGGTGATTATTATAGCGGAGCTGCTTGGGGTCCCCCCAGAGGATCGCAACTTATTCAAGGAATGGTCGGACATTCTTGTGAAGGGACCTGACCAAAATACTGACGAGGCGTTCAATCAAGTCATCGCGGAGAAAGAGAAGGCCACTGACGAGCTGAATGATTATTTCGCCCAGATTATCGAGCAGCGTCGTATGGAGCCTAAAGAGGATCTGATTTCACTTCTGCTGAAAGCCGAAGTAGAAGGAGAGAAGCTCAGCGACAAAGAGATTCTTGGCTTTTCAATCCTACTCCTCGCTGCTGGTAATGAAACGACGACCAATTTGATTACAAACGCTGTCCGCCGCGTGACGGAAGACCGAACGCTCCAACAGCAACTTCGCGGTAACCCAGAGCTTATTCCTGGTTTTATTGAAGAAGTCCTGCGTTTCTATCCCCCCATTCTGGCCATAGGACGAGTAGCGACGAAGGACGTGGAGATCGGAGACATCATGATAAAAAAAGGGCAACAAGTCGTCTCTTGGGTGGCATCTGCTAATCGCGATGAGGCTAAATTTGCAGATCCGGATACGTTTATTGTGGACCGCAAACCAAATGCTCACCTTTCGTTTGGATTCGGCATACATTTCTGCCTAGGAGCACCTTTAGCACGGCTTGAAGGGCAAATCGTGATTGAGATGCTCTTGAAACGGCTCGGGGATATTCAATTTGTCACAGATTCGGAGATGACGTATATTCAAAGTCCTTTTGTTTATGGAGTTAAACAGTTTACAGTTAGCTTCGCTAGTTTCTAA
- a CDS encoding GerAB/ArcD/ProY family transporter, with protein MGKYVGGFVSICYIVLFLQITSWVTRNISDFMHVTLMPRTPKTVFRIVALVTLCTQKLFTIIVRSASEPLPSVGNGIIGYNPTDT; from the coding sequence TTGGGGAAGTATGTTGGCGGATTCGTTTCGATTTGTTATATCGTATTATTTCTCCAAATAACTTCATGGGTTACCCGTAATATAAGCGACTTCATGCACGTCACGCTAATGCCGAGAACGCCTAAAACGGTTTTTCGCATCGTGGCTCTAGTCACGCTGTGCACGCAGAAGCTTTTCACGATCATCGTGAGGTCAGCCAGCGAGCCCTTACCCAGTGTCGGGAACGGTATAATAGGCTATAATCCTACAGATACTTAA